Part of the Paenibacillus sp. FSL R7-0273 genome is shown below.
ATCATGGGTAATTACATCTGTACCCTTATAGAGATTGGCTTAACATAAAAAGGATATACATAACGGATATACAAAACTTTAGGAGGGATGGATTTGGCTTTTGGCGCCCGCATATTAAAAACAGGCATGGCAGTTACATTGTCCCTTTATTTGTCCGCACTGCTGCAGTTTTCTTCTCCTGTCGGTGCGGCGATAGCAGCAATCTTTGCCATGCAGCCGTCCATTTACCGTTCATGGCGGTATTTCCTGGACCAGATCCAGACCAGTACGATGGGAGCTGTCCTTGCGCTGCTCGGGGGGATGCTCCTGTCCAATGAGCCGATTGCAGTCGGGCTTGTGTGTATTCTGGTTATAATGATCAGTATGAAAATGAACCGGGCCGATACGATCGGCCTGACTCTGGTTACCGTTATCTCGGTGATGGAGGCGTCCGGACAGTGGGAGTTCGCGCTGACCCGCTTCCTGCTTACCCTGACCGGAATTGTCTCGGCCTTTATCATTAATATCAGCGTATTTCCGCCTAAGCCCCGCAAGCAGTACATCCAGCAGATTGAGAGTGTCTTTACCAGCCTCTCACTGCTGCTGCGGACGGCGGTATCCCACGAAATGAAGGAAAGCGTGTTCCGGGATGAAAAAAATGCGCTGGGCGGCTCAATCAAGGCGCTTGCCGATAAATATAGCCTGTTTGAGGAGGAGCAGAAGCAGCTGCGCAGGGCAAAATACAGCCAGACCCGGCAAATGGTCGTCTATAAGAACCTGCTTCAGACGCTGCAAAAGGGCTTTGAGGTGCTGGAGGCGATCGACAGGCATTATTTCCAGGCAGAACGGACGGAGAGGACCGACGAGCTGTTTGACCGGCATCTGGAGCAGCTGATCAAATATCATGAATATATTCTGCTCAAGTTCGAAGACAAGCTGAAGCCTGGAGCCAACGACTCAGAGCCGCTCTCCGAGGATAATGACAGCTTTCTGGAGGCCGCCATTCAAGGCTACAATCCGGAAAAAGCCGGGCAGCTGCGCTTGTCAGTAGTAGCGGCCGCAATCTATGATTATGGTTACCAGCTTGACCGGCTTGACCGGCTGGCTGACCAGATTAACCGGGCAAAAGATGATGAGAAGGAATAGGACAGAGACAGAATTGAAGGGCAGCCTTTTAAAAGGGGATGAAATATAGTGGAAAAGCAAGATCATGAATGGCAAGAGGAACAGAAAAGGGTAACGGGGATAACCAGACTGCTTACCGCCCATATCCGGCGGCTGTCTGAGGAGCTGGGCCTGCACCGTACCGATGTTGTCGATATGCGCAAGGAATTCTGGGAAGAGGTTACAGTTAACTTTAGCAGCCCGGACGATCTGGGGGAGACTTCTACCAGCCTCAGACAGCAGGCTCAAATCCTGAATGAACGCGAGCGCCATCATCTGCAGTCAAGCAAAGCGCTTAAAAAATACAGAAAGCTAGTGAGTTCACCTTATTTCGGCCGGATTGATTTCTCGGAGCAGCCGGGTGGTGAGGCAGAGAAGATCTATCTGGGGATCGGCTCACTGATGGAGGATGACGGCACTTTCCTGATTTACGACTGGCGTGCTCCCATTTCCAGCCTGTACTACGATGGTGCGCCGGGACCGGCCGCTTACGAAACCCCCGGAGGCCTGGTTAGCGGAACGATGGAGCTTAAGCGCCAGTTCGTGATCGATAGCGGTATGATTGAGGTGATGTTTGATACCGGAATGACAATCGGTGATGAGCTGCTGCAGCAGGTGCTCAGCCATAGTGCAGATGACCGGATGAAAAGCATTGTGGCGACGATCCAGAAGGAGCAGAATGCGGTAATCCGCAATGACCGCAGCCG
Proteins encoded:
- a CDS encoding FUSC family protein, whose amino-acid sequence is MAFGARILKTGMAVTLSLYLSALLQFSSPVGAAIAAIFAMQPSIYRSWRYFLDQIQTSTMGAVLALLGGMLLSNEPIAVGLVCILVIMISMKMNRADTIGLTLVTVISVMEASGQWEFALTRFLLTLTGIVSAFIINISVFPPKPRKQYIQQIESVFTSLSLLLRTAVSHEMKESVFRDEKNALGGSIKALADKYSLFEEEQKQLRRAKYSQTRQMVVYKNLLQTLQKGFEVLEAIDRHYFQAERTERTDELFDRHLEQLIKYHEYILLKFEDKLKPGANDSEPLSEDNDSFLEAAIQGYNPEKAGQLRLSVVAAAIYDYGYQLDRLDRLADQINRAKDDEKE